Proteins encoded in a region of the Carassius gibelio isolate Cgi1373 ecotype wild population from Czech Republic chromosome B5, carGib1.2-hapl.c, whole genome shotgun sequence genome:
- the ntmt1 gene encoding N-terminal Xaa-Pro-Lys N-methyltransferase 1 isoform X1 — protein sequence MTDSKKRQSARARKQRSCTKMEDRLIGDQTTFYSKAEHYWKEVPPTVDGMLGGYGSISNIDINGSKKFLQKFLGEGQGKTGTGCALDCGAGIGRITKRLLLPLFRTVDLVDVTQEFLDKARSYLGEEAKRVENYFCCGLQDFQPQPERYDVIWIQWVIGHLTDDHLVEFLRRCRSGLRPNGLIVVKDNVAFEGIIPDDVDSSVCRDLNVLHRLVSQAGLNIICEEQQQNFPEEIYQVHTLALR from the exons ATGACCGATAGTAAGAAACGACAGTCAGCGAGGGCACGAAAGCAAAG GAGTTGCACAAAGATGGAAGACCGTTTGATAGGAGACCAGACAACCTTTTACTCAAAGGCAGAACACTATTGGAAGGAAGTCCCGCCCACTGTGGATGGAATGCTGGGGGGTTATGGCAGCATTTCTAACATCGACATTAATGGCTCCAAAAAGTTTCTTCAAAAATTCCTTGGG GAAGGCCAGGGTAAGACTGGGACAGGCTGTGCTCTGGACTGTGGCGCAGGAATCGGCCGTATCACCAAGCGCCTGCTGCTGCCCCTCTTCCGTACAGTGGACCTAGTGGACGTGACACAGGAGTTTCTGGATAAAGCTCGTTCCTACCTGGGTGAGGAGGCCAAGCGAGTGGAGAACTACTTCTGCTGTGGCCTACAAGACTTTCAGCCCCAGCCAGAACGCTACGATGTCATATGGATCCAGTGGGTGATTG GTCACTTGACCGATGACCACCTGGTGGAATTCCTGAGGCGTTGCCGGAGTGGTCTGCGTCCAAATGGCCTGATTGTGGTGAAGGATAATGTTGCGTTTGAAGGTATCATACCTGATGATGTAGACAGCAGTGTGTGTCGGGACCTGAATGTACTGCATCGCCTAGTATCCCAGGCCGGACTTAACATCATCTGTGAGGAGCAGCAGCAGAACTTCCCTGAGGAAATCTATCAGGTCCACACTCTAGCACTCAGATAG
- the ntmt1 gene encoding N-terminal Xaa-Pro-Lys N-methyltransferase 1 isoform X2, whose amino-acid sequence MEDRLIGDQTTFYSKAEHYWKEVPPTVDGMLGGYGSISNIDINGSKKFLQKFLGEGQGKTGTGCALDCGAGIGRITKRLLLPLFRTVDLVDVTQEFLDKARSYLGEEAKRVENYFCCGLQDFQPQPERYDVIWIQWVIGHLTDDHLVEFLRRCRSGLRPNGLIVVKDNVAFEGIIPDDVDSSVCRDLNVLHRLVSQAGLNIICEEQQQNFPEEIYQVHTLALR is encoded by the exons ATGGAAGACCGTTTGATAGGAGACCAGACAACCTTTTACTCAAAGGCAGAACACTATTGGAAGGAAGTCCCGCCCACTGTGGATGGAATGCTGGGGGGTTATGGCAGCATTTCTAACATCGACATTAATGGCTCCAAAAAGTTTCTTCAAAAATTCCTTGGG GAAGGCCAGGGTAAGACTGGGACAGGCTGTGCTCTGGACTGTGGCGCAGGAATCGGCCGTATCACCAAGCGCCTGCTGCTGCCCCTCTTCCGTACAGTGGACCTAGTGGACGTGACACAGGAGTTTCTGGATAAAGCTCGTTCCTACCTGGGTGAGGAGGCCAAGCGAGTGGAGAACTACTTCTGCTGTGGCCTACAAGACTTTCAGCCCCAGCCAGAACGCTACGATGTCATATGGATCCAGTGGGTGATTG GTCACTTGACCGATGACCACCTGGTGGAATTCCTGAGGCGTTGCCGGAGTGGTCTGCGTCCAAATGGCCTGATTGTGGTGAAGGATAATGTTGCGTTTGAAGGTATCATACCTGATGATGTAGACAGCAGTGTGTGTCGGGACCTGAATGTACTGCATCGCCTAGTATCCCAGGCCGGACTTAACATCATCTGTGAGGAGCAGCAGCAGAACTTCCCTGAGGAAATCTATCAGGTCCACACTCTAGCACTCAGATAG
- the ndor1 gene encoding NADPH-dependent diflavin oxidoreductase 1 isoform X2, whose product MSAHALLVLYGSQTGSAQDTAERIGRQAQRRRMRVRVEALDSYNVANLISESLVVFVCATTGQGDPPDNMKKFWRFLFRKSLPADSLCRLDCAVLGLGDSSYPKFNFVAKKLHKRLLLLGANMLVPVGLADDQHDLGPDGVIDPWLISFWQKTLSLYPPPAGLAPLREEDKLPPRYVFHFLDEVPDKQTEHLQTPPTPLQPFPAPLVFNQRVTHPSHFQDVRHIEFDITGSNIQYSAGDVVMMRPCNAAEDVEQFCQLLKLEPERYFTLTPTDSSTAVPARLPQPCSVRFLVEQFLDISAVPRRSFFEVLATFATNELERDKLLEFSSAQGQDALHSYCNRPRRTALEVLADFPHTTAQLSIDYLLDLFPEIQPRSFSIASSLLQHPNRIQILVAVVKYKSMLFKPRKGLCSSWLASLDPSKGDVCVPLWVKKGSLSFPQDPDTPVIMVGPGTGVAPFRSAIQERAAQGKMANVLFFGCRSESKDFYCGSEWEEKVQAGQMILVTAFSRDQEEKIYVQHRVKEQSKLLWDLIAKKNAFFYIAGNAKQMPASVCDALKEVFQKEGGMSENQAQEMLDAMEKAKRFQSETWS is encoded by the exons ATGAGCGCGCACGCTCTGCTGGTTCTGTACGGGAGTCAGACGGGCTCAGCGCAGGACACCGCGGAGCGGATCGGCCGCCAGGCGCAGAGGAGGCGGATGAGAGTCCGAGTGGAAGCTCTGGACAGTTATAATGTG GCGAACCTGATCTCAGAGTCTCTGGTAGTGTTTGTCTGTGCCACCACAGGGCAAGGGGATCCTCCAGACAATATGAAG AAATTCTGGAGATTCCTGTTCAGGAAGTCTTTGCCTGCTGACTCTCTTTGTCGTCTTGACTGTGCTGTGCTGGGCCTTGGAGACTCCTCGTATCCAAA GTTTAACTTTGTTGCTAAGAAGCTCCATAAGCGTTTGCTTCTGCTGGGTGCTAATATGCTGGTGCCTGTTGGACTGGCTGATGATCAACATGATCTGGG GCCAGATGGTGTGATTGACCCCTGGTTGATTTCGTTCTGGCAGAAAACCCTGTCTCTCTACCCTCCTCCAGCTGGCCTCGCTCCACTCCGTGAGGAAGACAA ACTTCCACCCCGATACGTTTTCCACTTCCTAGATGAAGTCCCAGACAAGCAGACCGAGCATCTCCAGACCCCTCCCACCCCTCTGCAGCCTTTCCCAGCTCCACTTGTGTTCAATCAGAGAGTGACTCATCCTTCACACTTCCAGGATGTCAGGCATATCGAGTTCGATATCACCGGCTCCAACATACA GTACAGTGCAGGAGATGTTGTAATGATGAGACCCTGTAATGCTGCAGAGGATGTAGAGCAGTTCTGTCAACTATTGAAACTTGAGCCAGAGAGATACTTCACACTAACTCCCACTGACAGCAGCACGG CAGTCCCTGCTCGTCTTCCTCAGCCCTGCTCCGTTCGCTTTCTGGTGGAACAGTTCCTGGACATTTCTGCTGTTCCACGCCGTTCCTTCTTTGAGGTGTTGGCAACTTTTGCCACTAATGAGCTGGAGCGTGATAAACTTTTGGAGTTCAGTTCCGCTCAGGGTCAGGATGCTCTTCACTCCTACTGCAACCGACCCCGTCGAACAGCCCTGGAG GTACTGGCAGACTTCCCTCACACTACAGCCCAGTTGAGCATTGACTACTTGTTGGATCTTTTTCCAGAAATTCAGCCTCGCTCCTTCTCTATTGCCTCTTCTCTCTtg CAACACCCTAACCGCATCCAGATTTTGGTTGCTGTGGTGAAATATAAAAGCATGCTTTTTAAGCCACGTAAAGGCCTCTGCTCTTCCTGGCTGGCATCTCTAGACCCCTCTAAAG GAGATGTTTGCGTACCACTGTGGGTGAAGAAGGGAAGTTTGAGTTTCCCTCAGGACCCGGACACCCCTGTTATAATGGTGGGACCAGGAACTGGTGTGGCTCCCTTCAGATCTGCCATACAGGAGAGGGCTGCTCAGGGGAAGATGG CTAATGTGCTATTCTTTGGCTGTCGGTCTGAATCAAAAGACTTCTACTGTGGATCAGAATGGGAGGAGAAGGTGCAGGCGGGCCAGATGATCCTTGTCACAGCCTTCTCCAGAGACCAG GAGGAAAAAATCTACGTTCAGCATCGTGTGAAGGAACAAAGCAAACTTTTATGGGATCTGATAGCAAAGAAGAATGCATTCTTTTACATAGCAGG GAATGCCAAGCAGATGCCTGCGAGCGTGTGTGACGCACTGAAAGAAGTATTCCAGAAAGAGGGTGGCATGTCAGAAAACCAGGCACAGGAGATGCTGGATGCCATGGAGAAAGCAAAACGCTTTCAAAGTGAAACCTGGTCCTGA
- the ndor1 gene encoding NADPH-dependent diflavin oxidoreductase 1 isoform X1, whose translation MSAHALLVLYGSQTGSAQDTAERIGRQAQRRRMRVRVEALDSYNVANLISESLVVFVCATTGQGDPPDNMKKFWRFLFRKSLPADSLCRLDCAVLGLGDSSYPKFNFVAKKLHKRLLLLGANMLVPVGLADDQHDLGPDGVIDPWLISFWQKTLSLYPPPAGLAPLREEDKLPPRYVFHFLDEVPDKQTEHLQTPPTPLQPFPAPLVFNQRVTHPSHFQDVRHIEFDITGSNIQYSAGDVVMMRPCNAAEDVEQFCQLLKLEPERYFTLTPTDSSTVAVPARLPQPCSVRFLVEQFLDISAVPRRSFFEVLATFATNELERDKLLEFSSAQGQDALHSYCNRPRRTALEVLADFPHTTAQLSIDYLLDLFPEIQPRSFSIASSLLQHPNRIQILVAVVKYKSMLFKPRKGLCSSWLASLDPSKGDVCVPLWVKKGSLSFPQDPDTPVIMVGPGTGVAPFRSAIQERAAQGKMANVLFFGCRSESKDFYCGSEWEEKVQAGQMILVTAFSRDQEEKIYVQHRVKEQSKLLWDLIAKKNAFFYIAGNAKQMPASVCDALKEVFQKEGGMSENQAQEMLDAMEKAKRFQSETWS comes from the exons ATGAGCGCGCACGCTCTGCTGGTTCTGTACGGGAGTCAGACGGGCTCAGCGCAGGACACCGCGGAGCGGATCGGCCGCCAGGCGCAGAGGAGGCGGATGAGAGTCCGAGTGGAAGCTCTGGACAGTTATAATGTG GCGAACCTGATCTCAGAGTCTCTGGTAGTGTTTGTCTGTGCCACCACAGGGCAAGGGGATCCTCCAGACAATATGAAG AAATTCTGGAGATTCCTGTTCAGGAAGTCTTTGCCTGCTGACTCTCTTTGTCGTCTTGACTGTGCTGTGCTGGGCCTTGGAGACTCCTCGTATCCAAA GTTTAACTTTGTTGCTAAGAAGCTCCATAAGCGTTTGCTTCTGCTGGGTGCTAATATGCTGGTGCCTGTTGGACTGGCTGATGATCAACATGATCTGGG GCCAGATGGTGTGATTGACCCCTGGTTGATTTCGTTCTGGCAGAAAACCCTGTCTCTCTACCCTCCTCCAGCTGGCCTCGCTCCACTCCGTGAGGAAGACAA ACTTCCACCCCGATACGTTTTCCACTTCCTAGATGAAGTCCCAGACAAGCAGACCGAGCATCTCCAGACCCCTCCCACCCCTCTGCAGCCTTTCCCAGCTCCACTTGTGTTCAATCAGAGAGTGACTCATCCTTCACACTTCCAGGATGTCAGGCATATCGAGTTCGATATCACCGGCTCCAACATACA GTACAGTGCAGGAGATGTTGTAATGATGAGACCCTGTAATGCTGCAGAGGATGTAGAGCAGTTCTGTCAACTATTGAAACTTGAGCCAGAGAGATACTTCACACTAACTCCCACTGACAGCAGCACGG TAGCAGTCCCTGCTCGTCTTCCTCAGCCCTGCTCCGTTCGCTTTCTGGTGGAACAGTTCCTGGACATTTCTGCTGTTCCACGCCGTTCCTTCTTTGAGGTGTTGGCAACTTTTGCCACTAATGAGCTGGAGCGTGATAAACTTTTGGAGTTCAGTTCCGCTCAGGGTCAGGATGCTCTTCACTCCTACTGCAACCGACCCCGTCGAACAGCCCTGGAG GTACTGGCAGACTTCCCTCACACTACAGCCCAGTTGAGCATTGACTACTTGTTGGATCTTTTTCCAGAAATTCAGCCTCGCTCCTTCTCTATTGCCTCTTCTCTCTtg CAACACCCTAACCGCATCCAGATTTTGGTTGCTGTGGTGAAATATAAAAGCATGCTTTTTAAGCCACGTAAAGGCCTCTGCTCTTCCTGGCTGGCATCTCTAGACCCCTCTAAAG GAGATGTTTGCGTACCACTGTGGGTGAAGAAGGGAAGTTTGAGTTTCCCTCAGGACCCGGACACCCCTGTTATAATGGTGGGACCAGGAACTGGTGTGGCTCCCTTCAGATCTGCCATACAGGAGAGGGCTGCTCAGGGGAAGATGG CTAATGTGCTATTCTTTGGCTGTCGGTCTGAATCAAAAGACTTCTACTGTGGATCAGAATGGGAGGAGAAGGTGCAGGCGGGCCAGATGATCCTTGTCACAGCCTTCTCCAGAGACCAG GAGGAAAAAATCTACGTTCAGCATCGTGTGAAGGAACAAAGCAAACTTTTATGGGATCTGATAGCAAAGAAGAATGCATTCTTTTACATAGCAGG GAATGCCAAGCAGATGCCTGCGAGCGTGTGTGACGCACTGAAAGAAGTATTCCAGAAAGAGGGTGGCATGTCAGAAAACCAGGCACAGGAGATGCTGGATGCCATGGAGAAAGCAAAACGCTTTCAAAGTGAAACCTGGTCCTGA
- the gpr107 gene encoding protein GPR107 isoform X2 — MATGKRCMFTVISAIITALIIEGQCRLHHLVLKDDIRQRVHLNTFGFYKDGYMSMNNLSLSFTDGKPENIDSSTIGFSLDRASNNGFSTYLDEGLDYCPLKKDPSSTYAGVLLLLDFKNNLVRMKTSAELGVFPKIIHVVPKNIVVEQQAEKGQDPQGKGPDDGSESKSSKSKRDVENKTEDTYPLQNKGKIYSFQFYFNVTTDEQQGLYNFYFYNCYSLLLNQDSSLSAMLPFSIDINIEEKNPDSFLSAGEIPLPKLYICMSMFFFLIGTLWVHVLRTHSSDVYKIHWLMAALPFTKSLSLIFHSIDYYYISNQGFPIESWAVAYYITHLLKGALLFITIALIGTGSGFVKQILSDKDKKIFMIVIPLQVLANVAYIIIESTEEGSTEYGLWMEILFLVDLLCCGAILFPVVWSIRHLQEASASDGKAAVNLAQLKLFRHYYVMIVCYIYFTRIIASLIKVIVPFQWKWLYQLLDELATLTFFFLTGHKFQPASYNPYLLLSVEDEDMEMDNVVTTSTAVGEGVKKMKKLSNGPSEERESMA, encoded by the exons ATGGCGACCGGGAAGAGGTGTATGTTTACAGTTATTAGTGCGATTATAACGGCTCTTATCATAGAAGGTCAATGTCGACTCCATCACCTCGTACTTAAG GATGACATCCGTCAGCGGGTCCATCTAAACACATTCGGCTTTTATAAAGATGGCTATATGAGCATGAACAACCTCAGCCTCAGCTTCACTGATGGGAAGCCGGAGAACATTGACAGCTCCACG aTTGGTTTTAGCCTAGATCGTGCAAGCAATAATGGCTTCTCCACATATCTG GACGAGGGTCTTGACTACTGTCCTCTGAAAAAGGATCCAAGTAGTACTTATGCAGGGGTGCTTCTGTTGCTGGACTTCAAAAATAACTT AGTGAGGATGAAGACTTCAGCAGAGttgggtgtgtttcccaaaatcaTACATGTGGTCCCCAAAAATATTGTGGTGGAGCAACAAGCTGAAAAGGGCCAAGATCCCCAAGGCAAGGGACCAGATGATGGATCTGAGTCTAAAA GTTCTAAGTCCAAGCGAGATGTTGAG AACAAGACAGAAGATACCTATCCTCTTCAGAACAAAGGCAAAATCTACTCGTTTCAG TTTTACTTCAATGTCACAACGGATGAGCAGCAAGGCCTTTATAACTTTTATTTCTACAACTGCTACTCTTTGCTATTAAACCAGGACAGCTCTTTGTCAGCCATGCtgcctttcagcattgat ATCAACATCGAGGAAAAGAATCCAGACAGCTTTCTCTCTGCAGGAGAGATACCTTTACCTAAGCTTTACATCTGCATGTCCATGTTCTTCTTTCTCATCGGCACGCTGTGGGTTCATGTTTTGCGTACACATAG ttcTGATGTTTACAAGATTCATTGGCTGATGGCTGCTCTTCCATTCACAAAGTCCCTTTCCCTTATTTTCCATTCA ATTGACTACTACTACATTTCCAATCAGGGCTTTCCCATTGAAAGCTGGGCTGTGGCCTATTACATTACTCACTT ACTGAAGGGGGCACTGTTGTTCATCACTATAGCATTAATAGGAACTGGCTCGGGCTTTGTCAAGCAAATCCTCTCGGATAAAGACAAAAAGATCTTCATGATAGTCATCCCCCTGcag GTTCTGGCCAATGTGGCATACATCATTATCGAGTCCACCGAGGAGGGCTCCACTGAGTATGGTCTGTGGATGGAGATCTTGTTTCTGGTAGATCTGCTGTGCTGCGGGGCTATTCTCTTTCCAGTTGTCTG GTCAATAAGACATTTACAAGAGGCATCAGCATCAGATGGGAAAG CTGCCGTCAATCTGGCTCAACTGAAACTTTTTAGGCACTATTATGTGATG ATTGTATGCTATATTTATTTCACCCGCATCATTGCCAGTCTCATCAAGGTCATAGTTCCTTTCCAATGGAAGTGGCTCTACCAG CTGCTGGATGAACTGGCCACTCTGACCTTCTTCTTCTTAACTGGACACAAGTTCCAGCCAGCCTCCTACAACCCCTACCTACTGCTATCTGTGGAGGACGAAGATATGGAGATGGACAATGT TGTAACTACCTCAACAGCCGTGGGAGAGGGCGTTAAGAAAATGAAGAAACTGTCAAACGGCCcatcagaggagagagagagcatgGCATAA
- the gpr107 gene encoding protein GPR107 isoform X1 — protein MATGKRCMFTVISAIITALIIEGQCRLHHLVLKDDIRQRVHLNTFGFYKDGYMSMNNLSLSFTDGKPENIDSSTIGFSLDRASNNGFSTYLDEGLDYCPLKKDPSSTYAGVLLLLDFKNNLVRMKTSAELGVFPKIIHVVPKNIVVEQQAEKGQDPQGKGPDDGSESKTGSKSKRDVENKTEDTYPLQNKGKIYSFQFYFNVTTDEQQGLYNFYFYNCYSLLLNQDSSLSAMLPFSIDINIEEKNPDSFLSAGEIPLPKLYICMSMFFFLIGTLWVHVLRTHSSDVYKIHWLMAALPFTKSLSLIFHSIDYYYISNQGFPIESWAVAYYITHLLKGALLFITIALIGTGSGFVKQILSDKDKKIFMIVIPLQVLANVAYIIIESTEEGSTEYGLWMEILFLVDLLCCGAILFPVVWSIRHLQEASASDGKAAVNLAQLKLFRHYYVMIVCYIYFTRIIASLIKVIVPFQWKWLYQLLDELATLTFFFLTGHKFQPASYNPYLLLSVEDEDMEMDNVVTTSTAVGEGVKKMKKLSNGPSEERESMA, from the exons ATGGCGACCGGGAAGAGGTGTATGTTTACAGTTATTAGTGCGATTATAACGGCTCTTATCATAGAAGGTCAATGTCGACTCCATCACCTCGTACTTAAG GATGACATCCGTCAGCGGGTCCATCTAAACACATTCGGCTTTTATAAAGATGGCTATATGAGCATGAACAACCTCAGCCTCAGCTTCACTGATGGGAAGCCGGAGAACATTGACAGCTCCACG aTTGGTTTTAGCCTAGATCGTGCAAGCAATAATGGCTTCTCCACATATCTG GACGAGGGTCTTGACTACTGTCCTCTGAAAAAGGATCCAAGTAGTACTTATGCAGGGGTGCTTCTGTTGCTGGACTTCAAAAATAACTT AGTGAGGATGAAGACTTCAGCAGAGttgggtgtgtttcccaaaatcaTACATGTGGTCCCCAAAAATATTGTGGTGGAGCAACAAGCTGAAAAGGGCCAAGATCCCCAAGGCAAGGGACCAGATGATGGATCTGAGTCTAAAA CAGGTTCTAAGTCCAAGCGAGATGTTGAG AACAAGACAGAAGATACCTATCCTCTTCAGAACAAAGGCAAAATCTACTCGTTTCAG TTTTACTTCAATGTCACAACGGATGAGCAGCAAGGCCTTTATAACTTTTATTTCTACAACTGCTACTCTTTGCTATTAAACCAGGACAGCTCTTTGTCAGCCATGCtgcctttcagcattgat ATCAACATCGAGGAAAAGAATCCAGACAGCTTTCTCTCTGCAGGAGAGATACCTTTACCTAAGCTTTACATCTGCATGTCCATGTTCTTCTTTCTCATCGGCACGCTGTGGGTTCATGTTTTGCGTACACATAG ttcTGATGTTTACAAGATTCATTGGCTGATGGCTGCTCTTCCATTCACAAAGTCCCTTTCCCTTATTTTCCATTCA ATTGACTACTACTACATTTCCAATCAGGGCTTTCCCATTGAAAGCTGGGCTGTGGCCTATTACATTACTCACTT ACTGAAGGGGGCACTGTTGTTCATCACTATAGCATTAATAGGAACTGGCTCGGGCTTTGTCAAGCAAATCCTCTCGGATAAAGACAAAAAGATCTTCATGATAGTCATCCCCCTGcag GTTCTGGCCAATGTGGCATACATCATTATCGAGTCCACCGAGGAGGGCTCCACTGAGTATGGTCTGTGGATGGAGATCTTGTTTCTGGTAGATCTGCTGTGCTGCGGGGCTATTCTCTTTCCAGTTGTCTG GTCAATAAGACATTTACAAGAGGCATCAGCATCAGATGGGAAAG CTGCCGTCAATCTGGCTCAACTGAAACTTTTTAGGCACTATTATGTGATG ATTGTATGCTATATTTATTTCACCCGCATCATTGCCAGTCTCATCAAGGTCATAGTTCCTTTCCAATGGAAGTGGCTCTACCAG CTGCTGGATGAACTGGCCACTCTGACCTTCTTCTTCTTAACTGGACACAAGTTCCAGCCAGCCTCCTACAACCCCTACCTACTGCTATCTGTGGAGGACGAAGATATGGAGATGGACAATGT TGTAACTACCTCAACAGCCGTGGGAGAGGGCGTTAAGAAAATGAAGAAACTGTCAAACGGCCcatcagaggagagagagagcatgGCATAA
- the gpr107 gene encoding protein GPR107 isoform X3 produces the protein MATGKRCMFTVISAIITALIIEGQCRLHHLVLKDDIRQRVHLNTFGFYKDGYMSMNNLSLSFTDGKPENIDSSTIGFSLDRASNNGFSTYLDEGLDYCPLKKDPSSTYAGVLLLLDFKNNLVRMKTSAELGVFPKIIHVVPKNIVVEQQAEKGQDPQAGSKSKRDVENKTEDTYPLQNKGKIYSFQFYFNVTTDEQQGLYNFYFYNCYSLLLNQDSSLSAMLPFSIDINIEEKNPDSFLSAGEIPLPKLYICMSMFFFLIGTLWVHVLRTHSSDVYKIHWLMAALPFTKSLSLIFHSIDYYYISNQGFPIESWAVAYYITHLLKGALLFITIALIGTGSGFVKQILSDKDKKIFMIVIPLQVLANVAYIIIESTEEGSTEYGLWMEILFLVDLLCCGAILFPVVWSIRHLQEASASDGKAAVNLAQLKLFRHYYVMIVCYIYFTRIIASLIKVIVPFQWKWLYQLLDELATLTFFFLTGHKFQPASYNPYLLLSVEDEDMEMDNVVTTSTAVGEGVKKMKKLSNGPSEERESMA, from the exons ATGGCGACCGGGAAGAGGTGTATGTTTACAGTTATTAGTGCGATTATAACGGCTCTTATCATAGAAGGTCAATGTCGACTCCATCACCTCGTACTTAAG GATGACATCCGTCAGCGGGTCCATCTAAACACATTCGGCTTTTATAAAGATGGCTATATGAGCATGAACAACCTCAGCCTCAGCTTCACTGATGGGAAGCCGGAGAACATTGACAGCTCCACG aTTGGTTTTAGCCTAGATCGTGCAAGCAATAATGGCTTCTCCACATATCTG GACGAGGGTCTTGACTACTGTCCTCTGAAAAAGGATCCAAGTAGTACTTATGCAGGGGTGCTTCTGTTGCTGGACTTCAAAAATAACTT AGTGAGGATGAAGACTTCAGCAGAGttgggtgtgtttcccaaaatcaTACATGTGGTCCCCAAAAATATTGTGGTGGAGCAACAAGCTGAAAAGGGCCAAGATCCCCAAG CAGGTTCTAAGTCCAAGCGAGATGTTGAG AACAAGACAGAAGATACCTATCCTCTTCAGAACAAAGGCAAAATCTACTCGTTTCAG TTTTACTTCAATGTCACAACGGATGAGCAGCAAGGCCTTTATAACTTTTATTTCTACAACTGCTACTCTTTGCTATTAAACCAGGACAGCTCTTTGTCAGCCATGCtgcctttcagcattgat ATCAACATCGAGGAAAAGAATCCAGACAGCTTTCTCTCTGCAGGAGAGATACCTTTACCTAAGCTTTACATCTGCATGTCCATGTTCTTCTTTCTCATCGGCACGCTGTGGGTTCATGTTTTGCGTACACATAG ttcTGATGTTTACAAGATTCATTGGCTGATGGCTGCTCTTCCATTCACAAAGTCCCTTTCCCTTATTTTCCATTCA ATTGACTACTACTACATTTCCAATCAGGGCTTTCCCATTGAAAGCTGGGCTGTGGCCTATTACATTACTCACTT ACTGAAGGGGGCACTGTTGTTCATCACTATAGCATTAATAGGAACTGGCTCGGGCTTTGTCAAGCAAATCCTCTCGGATAAAGACAAAAAGATCTTCATGATAGTCATCCCCCTGcag GTTCTGGCCAATGTGGCATACATCATTATCGAGTCCACCGAGGAGGGCTCCACTGAGTATGGTCTGTGGATGGAGATCTTGTTTCTGGTAGATCTGCTGTGCTGCGGGGCTATTCTCTTTCCAGTTGTCTG GTCAATAAGACATTTACAAGAGGCATCAGCATCAGATGGGAAAG CTGCCGTCAATCTGGCTCAACTGAAACTTTTTAGGCACTATTATGTGATG ATTGTATGCTATATTTATTTCACCCGCATCATTGCCAGTCTCATCAAGGTCATAGTTCCTTTCCAATGGAAGTGGCTCTACCAG CTGCTGGATGAACTGGCCACTCTGACCTTCTTCTTCTTAACTGGACACAAGTTCCAGCCAGCCTCCTACAACCCCTACCTACTGCTATCTGTGGAGGACGAAGATATGGAGATGGACAATGT TGTAACTACCTCAACAGCCGTGGGAGAGGGCGTTAAGAAAATGAAGAAACTGTCAAACGGCCcatcagaggagagagagagcatgGCATAA